In the Leptolyngbya sp. SIO1E4 genome, one interval contains:
- a CDS encoding YjbQ family protein, with translation MAIFQTVLELSTDDSIGIYNITEKIQTFVESTQIQAGQVLVFSRHTTTTLAINEYEERLLTDIKTYLRKLAPPGDKYLHNDLHLREVPPDEPENAHSHLMAMTLSTSEIVPVVAGQLALGTYQSILFVELDGPRQRTLFVQVTGE, from the coding sequence ATGGCGATTTTTCAGACCGTTTTGGAACTCTCCACCGATGACAGCATTGGCATCTACAACATCACCGAGAAAATTCAGACGTTTGTGGAGTCGACTCAGATCCAGGCAGGTCAGGTGCTGGTGTTCTCTCGTCACACTACAACGACCTTGGCGATTAACGAGTATGAGGAACGGCTGCTGACGGATATTAAAACGTACCTGCGTAAACTGGCTCCCCCTGGGGACAAATACCTGCACAACGATTTGCACCTCCGAGAGGTGCCGCCTGATGAACCTGAAAATGCCCATTCTCACCTGATGGCGATGACGTTAAGCACAAGCGAAATCGTCCCTGTTGTGGCCGGGCAACTCGCCTTAGGAACCTACCAGTCGATATTGTTTGTAGAGCTAGATGGGCCTCGGCAACGGACGTTGTTTGTACAGGTAACGGGTGAGTAG
- a CDS encoding response regulator codes for MKLTELAELLEPADKQFDGHLVLNDHQVTWTLNFVQGQLLYAVDGRHAVRRWNRTLKKYFPNCNWQADTTQSLDHQSSWQIRSLDQGISQQQLSLIRAKLLIRTIIQECLFELSYCTELKSDWKPMSFPISRTCQSIALSSWEMQMTLNKVSDMQQQWQAGGLEQLNPTLSPVLKGTAEAQSLPISDEYLKGDFTLWDIAGYLDKSLAEIAKPLVPLIQTGTLELQSVPDLSLPLVQPSDKAPSAEQSVKAKTPQAAPAIPSTPAAASKPSKAPTDGPPEIACIDDSPVLAHSLKKILVSAGYRVLIIQEPMRGFSQLIEHRPSLILLDLMLPNADGYSVCKFLRDTPVFKETPIIILTGQNKPIDRARARLAGATEFLVKPPQPEQLLQMIRDHLD; via the coding sequence ATGAAACTCACAGAGCTGGCTGAACTATTAGAACCCGCAGATAAACAATTTGATGGGCACCTAGTTCTCAACGATCACCAAGTCACTTGGACACTTAACTTTGTTCAAGGTCAGTTACTCTATGCTGTGGATGGACGTCATGCCGTTCGACGCTGGAACCGCACTTTAAAGAAGTATTTCCCTAACTGCAATTGGCAGGCTGATACGACGCAGTCTCTGGACCATCAGTCTTCTTGGCAGATACGCTCACTAGACCAGGGGATTAGCCAACAGCAGTTGAGTCTGATCCGAGCTAAACTCCTGATTCGTACCATTATCCAAGAGTGTTTATTCGAGTTAAGTTATTGCACTGAGCTGAAAAGTGATTGGAAACCGATGTCATTTCCAATATCTCGCACCTGCCAGAGCATTGCGCTGTCTAGCTGGGAAATGCAAATGACGCTGAATAAAGTCAGCGATATGCAGCAGCAGTGGCAAGCTGGGGGGTTGGAGCAGCTTAATCCAACCCTGTCACCGGTGCTTAAGGGAACGGCTGAAGCCCAATCCTTGCCGATCTCAGATGAATACCTCAAGGGAGACTTCACGCTTTGGGATATCGCTGGGTATCTTGACAAATCTCTTGCCGAGATCGCAAAACCCCTCGTTCCATTAATTCAGACAGGGACTCTAGAACTACAATCCGTCCCTGATTTATCGTTACCTCTGGTGCAGCCATCAGACAAAGCACCATCAGCTGAACAGTCTGTTAAAGCGAAGACCCCTCAAGCGGCTCCTGCCATACCCTCTACACCCGCCGCCGCCTCTAAACCTTCTAAGGCTCCCACCGATGGCCCCCCTGAAATTGCATGTATTGACGATAGCCCTGTGTTAGCCCATAGCCTTAAAAAAATCCTGGTTTCGGCGGGCTATCGTGTGTTGATCATTCAAGAACCGATGCGGGGCTTTTCTCAGCTAATTGAGCATAGACCCAGCCTGATTTTGCTGGACTTGATGCTGCCCAACGCAGATGGCTACAGCGTCTGTAAATTCTTACGGGATACCCCTGTTTTTAAGGAAACGCCCATCATTATTCTGACCGGGCAGAATAAACCCATCGATCGCGCGCGCGCTCGTCTGGCAGGGGCTACTGAGTTCTTAGTCAAACCCCCTCAGCCCGAACAGTTATTACAAATGATTCGCGACCATCTTGACTAG
- a CDS encoding methyl-accepting chemotaxis protein, which translates to MFANFFGGLRKLKLQHQLLLLVLLSAAIPASLVGVLGTVSASGSLSASAEAVLQEEAGDEIEEIDAFLSGIRNDVIFMGKLPAIQGMVRAEANGGTDPEDGSSYEEWRERLTGILVAKIGEHSQYMQLRYIDEAGQEVVRVDSVDGVATVIADADLQNKGDREYFTNTTVLAEGDVYVSALNLNQEQGVVEEPYRPVIRYATPIVDEAGQQRGIVIANVFANQLLDELSTSGTRYTGEELLLVNESGYFLHHPDPAKEWGFDVGHDETLAKDVSPAVAEQILGNEQGLIDIGSHILAYNRFVPSANQPYALTVISKVPRGSVFASVNSFKVFATLTVLISLGLVMPVAVFRGRQLVRLLEKLASNISTSSQEMATTISEQERIASQQAASVNETTTTMDELEASSRHAAEQANAAVEAAKQAFTASEGGAQAVGEGLEGMFALEQKVEAIAEQIVNLSGQAGQIGSISQLVADFANQTNMLALNSSVEAVRAGEHGKGFAVVANEIRKLSDQSQQSADKINTLVSDIQKAINETVMVTEEGTKTVKTGVHIAKRTEGAFNEVKGAVNQVVLNNQQVSLNLKQQVDAIQQVVDAMDVINRGAKETASGLNQTKAATEQLNEAALDLQQVV; encoded by the coding sequence ATGTTTGCAAATTTTTTCGGCGGACTTCGGAAGCTCAAACTTCAACACCAACTCCTACTGCTAGTTTTGTTGAGCGCGGCAATTCCGGCCTCACTAGTGGGGGTGCTGGGTACCGTTTCTGCCTCGGGGTCTTTGTCAGCCAGTGCTGAAGCTGTACTGCAGGAAGAGGCTGGGGACGAAATTGAAGAGATCGACGCTTTTTTAAGCGGCATCCGAAATGATGTCATATTCATGGGCAAGCTGCCTGCGATTCAGGGGATGGTCCGAGCGGAGGCTAACGGCGGGACTGATCCTGAAGATGGCTCTAGCTATGAAGAGTGGCGAGAGCGGCTGACAGGTATCTTAGTCGCCAAGATTGGTGAGCATTCCCAATATATGCAGCTGCGATATATCGATGAAGCCGGTCAGGAAGTGGTGCGGGTTGATTCCGTTGACGGTGTCGCCACCGTGATTGCAGATGCCGATCTGCAAAATAAAGGCGACCGAGAGTATTTCACCAACACCACAGTATTGGCTGAGGGGGATGTCTATGTTTCGGCTTTGAATTTGAACCAGGAACAGGGGGTGGTTGAAGAGCCCTACAGGCCAGTTATTCGATACGCCACCCCAATTGTTGATGAGGCTGGCCAACAGCGGGGAATTGTCATTGCCAATGTCTTTGCAAATCAGCTGCTGGATGAACTGTCCACCTCCGGCACTCGGTATACGGGCGAGGAGCTGTTGCTGGTGAATGAATCTGGCTATTTCCTGCATCACCCTGATCCGGCAAAGGAGTGGGGCTTTGATGTAGGCCATGACGAAACCCTGGCGAAGGATGTCTCGCCGGCTGTGGCTGAGCAAATCTTGGGCAATGAACAGGGCCTAATCGATATCGGCAGTCATATCCTGGCGTACAACAGATTTGTTCCCAGTGCTAATCAGCCCTATGCCTTAACGGTCATCAGTAAAGTCCCTCGGGGCAGCGTCTTTGCCTCGGTGAACTCCTTTAAGGTTTTTGCAACACTCACGGTTTTGATCTCCCTGGGGTTGGTGATGCCGGTTGCCGTTTTCCGAGGTCGACAGCTCGTGCGGCTGCTTGAGAAGCTGGCTTCGAACATTTCCACCTCCAGCCAAGAAATGGCCACCACGATCTCAGAGCAAGAGCGTATCGCCAGCCAGCAGGCGGCTTCGGTGAATGAAACCACCACCACCATGGATGAGCTAGAAGCTTCTTCTCGCCACGCGGCAGAACAGGCAAATGCGGCTGTTGAGGCAGCCAAACAGGCTTTCACCGCGTCAGAAGGGGGTGCCCAAGCGGTGGGTGAAGGGTTAGAAGGGATGTTTGCCCTCGAACAAAAAGTAGAGGCGATCGCTGAGCAAATTGTGAACCTCAGCGGCCAGGCAGGCCAAATTGGGAGCATTTCTCAGCTGGTGGCGGACTTTGCCAACCAAACCAACATGCTGGCGCTCAACTCATCGGTTGAGGCGGTGCGTGCAGGCGAGCACGGAAAAGGCTTTGCGGTCGTGGCCAATGAAATTCGGAAATTGTCCGACCAAAGTCAACAATCTGCTGACAAAATCAACACCCTGGTATCTGACATTCAGAAGGCCATTAATGAAACGGTCATGGTGACAGAAGAAGGGACAAAAACCGTGAAAACAGGTGTGCACATTGCAAAACGAACCGAAGGTGCCTTCAACGAAGTTAAAGGCGCTGTCAATCAGGTGGTGTTGAACAACCAGCAAGTTTCTCTGAACTTGAAGCAACAGGTAGACGCCATTCAACAGGTTGTCGATGCAATGGACGTCATCAACCGAGGGGCGAAAGAGACTGCCAGTGGCTTGAACCAAACAAAAGCGGCGACAGAGCAACTCAATGAAGCTGCCCTAGACCTCCAGCAAGTGGTATAG
- a CDS encoding Hpt domain-containing protein, with product MIQDEELRSLYQTTGTERLQKLQMGLLHLEQEPNNPVVLEELRREIHSLKGDSNSVGLAAIATLAQQIEAIIKAVQRQELAFTLTVSDRLYQGLHAAGQLLHEAVSGEPGDVDLEHMLNLLGVVLETATPAPIPLMPPSIIHPGTLYIEDDELREIYRTTSEGRLQTLVFSLQQLEQGADEDVLEVLRRETHSLKGDSRAVEVDAVAELTQAIEDIVKDIQRQSMPFTAEVSECLDHGLAVIHRLVHEAVSGEPSGVDVDQMLDHLMAVATAAIVSPPVLQPAVEQMTQPLTSTIDDAELREIYRATSEERLQQLEASLLHLEKNPHDDATLATLMREAHSLKGDSRSAGVDSVEALAHALEDVLTSLQRQELDLGSAVSDSLYQGLDAMGQLVREAVTGELANINTDQLLQALRANIPRSETSEAEVEPRPVETTPQALPALPRREEDVTQIETVRVQTRELDVLMAQAEELAVTRIQVAQTSTQTAQVITLWEEWKANQDKPQALDPAAPSYEEQLEALLLNLKSTIQENSSKLEVVAEDLRDRIRKLQLIPLSTLFQPLPRVVRDLSKQQSKQVDLILEGEDTTADKRLLQGIKDSLMHLVRNAIDHGIETPEEREAAGKPPTATLRVKAHQTAISLIVEITDDGRGLDTEQIKRTAIKRRLYGPEELDAMPASQIQRLILAPGFSTRSFITEISGRGVGLDVVRTQVEQLKGNIQIDSTPGQGCTFRLQLSTALSTTNVVLVETQGIPLALPIDFLQMTLLIAPEQIVTTDGQDTIDVDGQMVPVASLMDVLELSDSPIYDWVAKPQPAVGDRRPCILLKVGNDQAGFFVDQLIDQREVVSKALNPLLKRVRNVTGATILGTGDICMILNPPDLIKSLQRQPLSETLVPAKQTPLHQRVILLVEDSPPVRIQEKRLFEGAGYEVVIATNGLEGYNTLKTRKFDAVVSDVEMPHMDGLSLVAKIRQLPEYDDLPVILVTTLDSDADRKRGADAGANAYIIKGRFNQEALLGALERLT from the coding sequence ATGATTCAAGATGAAGAGCTCCGAAGTCTCTATCAGACGACGGGCACAGAGCGACTGCAAAAGCTACAAATGGGGCTGCTGCATTTAGAACAAGAGCCGAACAATCCAGTGGTTCTTGAAGAATTGCGGCGAGAGATTCACAGTCTGAAGGGCGACTCTAACAGTGTTGGCTTAGCGGCTATTGCGACGTTAGCCCAACAGATTGAGGCCATTATCAAAGCCGTTCAGCGGCAGGAGTTGGCGTTTACCTTAACGGTGAGCGATCGCCTCTATCAGGGCCTCCATGCTGCGGGGCAACTGCTCCATGAAGCCGTATCGGGTGAACCCGGTGACGTAGATTTGGAGCACATGCTGAATCTCTTAGGGGTTGTTTTGGAGACTGCCACCCCGGCCCCTATCCCCTTGATGCCCCCCAGCATTATCCACCCCGGCACCCTTTATATTGAAGACGACGAACTGCGGGAGATATACCGCACCACCAGTGAAGGCCGACTGCAGACCCTGGTGTTCAGTCTTCAACAATTGGAACAGGGTGCCGATGAGGACGTGTTGGAGGTGTTGCGGCGAGAAACCCATAGCCTGAAGGGTGATTCTCGAGCCGTTGAAGTTGATGCTGTCGCAGAACTGACCCAGGCGATTGAGGACATTGTTAAAGACATCCAGCGTCAATCAATGCCCTTCACCGCTGAAGTGAGCGAGTGTCTTGATCATGGATTAGCGGTCATCCATCGGCTTGTGCATGAAGCTGTATCGGGTGAACCCAGCGGGGTGGATGTTGACCAGATGCTGGATCATCTGATGGCTGTGGCAACTGCAGCCATCGTCTCTCCCCCTGTGCTGCAACCGGCTGTTGAGCAAATGACTCAACCGTTGACCAGCACGATCGATGATGCCGAGTTGCGAGAAATCTATCGCGCAACCAGCGAAGAACGGCTGCAGCAGTTAGAAGCAAGCTTGCTGCATTTGGAGAAAAACCCCCACGATGATGCCACCCTCGCCACCCTGATGCGGGAAGCCCATAGCTTAAAGGGAGACTCCAGGAGTGCAGGGGTTGACTCGGTAGAGGCCCTAGCCCACGCCCTGGAAGATGTGCTGACGAGCCTGCAGCGGCAGGAACTGGATCTCGGTTCAGCGGTGAGCGATAGCCTCTATCAAGGGCTAGATGCTATGGGTCAACTCGTTCGGGAAGCCGTGACGGGGGAATTGGCCAATATCAATACTGATCAGCTCCTGCAAGCCCTCAGAGCCAACATTCCGCGATCGGAAACCTCAGAGGCAGAGGTGGAGCCCCGCCCGGTTGAAACGACTCCTCAAGCCCTGCCAGCCCTGCCCCGCCGGGAAGAAGACGTCACTCAGATTGAAACTGTTCGGGTGCAGACCCGTGAGCTAGATGTCTTGATGGCTCAGGCAGAAGAGTTAGCCGTTACGCGTATTCAGGTGGCTCAAACCTCGACTCAAACGGCACAGGTGATAACGCTCTGGGAAGAGTGGAAAGCCAACCAGGACAAGCCCCAGGCCTTAGATCCTGCAGCGCCATCCTATGAAGAACAGTTAGAAGCACTGCTGCTGAATCTTAAATCAACGATTCAGGAAAACAGCAGCAAGCTGGAAGTGGTCGCTGAAGACCTCAGGGATCGCATTCGTAAACTGCAGCTGATTCCCTTATCAACCCTGTTTCAGCCCCTGCCCAGGGTTGTCCGCGACCTTTCCAAACAGCAATCGAAGCAAGTGGACTTGATCCTTGAGGGTGAAGACACAACAGCAGATAAACGACTTCTGCAAGGCATTAAAGATTCTTTAATGCACCTCGTCCGCAACGCCATTGACCACGGCATCGAAACCCCAGAGGAACGGGAAGCCGCAGGCAAACCCCCCACCGCCACCCTGCGGGTAAAGGCGCATCAGACGGCTATCAGCCTCATCGTTGAAATCACAGATGATGGCCGGGGGCTAGATACTGAACAAATTAAGCGCACGGCCATTAAACGGCGACTCTATGGGCCAGAAGAACTCGATGCAATGCCTGCCAGCCAAATTCAGAGGCTGATCTTAGCGCCGGGCTTTTCAACCCGTAGCTTTATTACAGAAATTTCTGGCCGGGGCGTTGGCTTAGATGTTGTGCGCACTCAGGTAGAGCAGCTAAAAGGCAATATCCAAATCGACTCTACCCCAGGTCAGGGGTGCACATTCCGCCTGCAGCTCAGTACAGCCTTGAGTACCACGAATGTGGTGCTCGTCGAAACCCAAGGCATTCCGCTGGCCCTGCCGATCGACTTCCTGCAAATGACGCTGCTGATTGCCCCTGAGCAGATTGTCACCACCGATGGGCAAGACACCATTGATGTCGATGGTCAAATGGTTCCAGTAGCAAGCCTGATGGATGTTCTAGAGCTGTCTGATTCACCGATCTACGATTGGGTAGCAAAACCGCAACCTGCCGTTGGCGATCGCCGACCGTGTATTTTGCTTAAGGTCGGCAATGATCAAGCCGGATTCTTTGTTGATCAGCTTATTGATCAGCGGGAGGTGGTGAGCAAAGCCCTCAACCCCCTGCTCAAACGGGTACGCAACGTCACGGGTGCCACAATTCTGGGGACAGGGGATATCTGCATGATTCTCAATCCGCCAGATTTGATCAAGTCATTGCAGCGACAGCCGCTCTCCGAAACCCTGGTACCTGCCAAGCAAACCCCCTTACATCAACGTGTCATTCTGTTAGTCGAAGATTCGCCGCCTGTTCGTATTCAGGAAAAACGCCTGTTTGAAGGCGCGGGTTACGAAGTCGTGATTGCCACCAATGGGCTAGAGGGCTACAACACCCTCAAAACGCGCAAGTTTGACGCGGTGGTATCCGATGTGGAAATGCCCCATATGGATGGCTTATCCCTCGTCGCTAAAATTCGTCAGCTTCCGGAGTATGACGATTTACCGGTCATCCTCGTAACCACCTTGGACTCTGATGCGGATCGCAAGCGAGGAGCTGATGCCGGAGCAAACGCCTACATCATTAAAGGACGATTCAATCAGGAAGCTCTTTTAGGAGCCCTAGAAAGATTAACTTAA
- the cheB gene encoding chemotaxis-specific protein-glutamate methyltransferase CheB, with protein MSIRVLIVEDSPIALTILKRIFKSAPEIEIVGTANSGVDALELIPKIHPDVICTDFHMPHMNGLEFTSHVMARYPLPILVISASVQEEDNHRIFQLLEAGAVDILPKPKAGLDVENRLLKQSLINKVKVLSGVRVFKKKRPLSVVHQPLRRSAHTSLAARIRSTPKILVVGASTGGPLALQELLMHLPADFPLPVICVQHISLGFLQGLIDWLAVSCQLSIQVAQVGERPRPGNIYFPPERQHLVIDHRGRFAHSQAPPVDSHRPSVTTTFISAAQFYGRKTIGVLLTGMGRDGAEGMRVIADAGGVTIAQNEATSVVFGMPKEAIALEAAHQVLPIQAIAPAVLKLVQKRSLDLR; from the coding sequence ATGTCCATTCGCGTCCTAATCGTTGAAGATTCTCCCATTGCACTCACTATCCTCAAACGGATCTTTAAGTCAGCGCCTGAAATTGAGATCGTGGGCACAGCGAATAGTGGGGTAGACGCGTTAGAGCTGATTCCAAAGATTCATCCTGATGTGATCTGCACCGATTTCCATATGCCCCATATGAATGGACTCGAATTCACCTCTCACGTAATGGCTCGCTATCCGCTGCCAATATTAGTGATTAGTGCCTCAGTTCAAGAAGAAGATAACCATCGTATTTTTCAACTGCTAGAAGCTGGGGCCGTAGATATTTTGCCAAAACCCAAGGCAGGCTTAGATGTTGAGAATAGGTTACTTAAACAATCTCTCATTAATAAAGTAAAGGTTTTATCTGGGGTCAGAGTTTTTAAGAAAAAGCGACCGCTCTCCGTCGTTCATCAACCCTTGAGGCGATCGGCTCATACCAGTTTAGCGGCCAGAATTCGCAGCACCCCCAAAATTTTGGTAGTAGGGGCTTCAACCGGTGGGCCTTTAGCCTTGCAAGAACTCTTGATGCATCTGCCTGCTGATTTTCCGCTGCCGGTTATCTGTGTTCAGCACATTAGTCTAGGGTTTCTTCAAGGCCTCATTGATTGGTTAGCGGTGAGTTGTCAATTATCCATCCAGGTTGCCCAGGTGGGAGAAAGGCCCAGACCCGGCAATATTTATTTTCCCCCGGAGCGTCAGCATTTAGTTATCGATCATCGGGGTCGATTTGCCCATTCTCAGGCACCCCCTGTAGATAGTCATCGTCCTTCTGTAACGACGACATTTATATCGGCAGCTCAATTTTATGGCCGTAAAACCATCGGAGTTTTGCTCACCGGCATGGGGCGGGATGGTGCTGAGGGCATGCGGGTGATTGCCGATGCTGGGGGGGTAACGATTGCCCAAAATGAAGCCACCTCTGTGGTATTTGGAATGCCTAAAGAAGCGATCGCCCTGGAGGCAGCCCATCAGGTGTTGCCGATCCAGGCGATCGCTCCAGCTGTGCTCAAGCTGGTACAAAAACGGTCTCTTGATCTCAGATAA
- a CDS encoding protein-glutamate O-methyltransferase CheR produces MSQPESLNLWLKQALIRLIANRTGLKIRESDEEIFQEIILKRTRLIGVSFPESYYYLLESDTDKSQQEWKKLILEITNNESFFFRDKGQFKLLKDDIIPRLIRRKAETKMLRICSAGCSTGEEPYSVAILLKQLVPDLAQWDLQILGIDINSSAINKAKAGIYRPWSFRGVDKGIKQRFFREINGKYHIDPNIRKMVRFQTVNLLNDSFSDPNINIQNIDLILCRNVFIYFNEAAIKVVLNKFHDALLPLGYLLVGHAELYSQNPRQFQIKVFEESIAYQRPDDGVTPSKATAEQVRAIPLSPQRTATDIDSKSIDNIFEGQDSKMQKVALTLLKQLPANTKISRLGNLTASELILRIEQNMKPAD; encoded by the coding sequence GTGTCACAACCAGAGTCCTTAAATCTATGGCTAAAACAGGCTTTAATTCGATTAATTGCTAATCGGACTGGCTTGAAGATCCGAGAAAGTGATGAGGAAATATTTCAAGAGATTATCCTCAAAAGGACTAGACTTATCGGGGTTTCTTTTCCAGAAAGCTATTACTATCTGCTAGAGTCAGACACGGACAAAAGTCAACAAGAATGGAAAAAACTGATTCTGGAGATCACGAATAACGAGAGCTTCTTTTTTCGCGATAAAGGTCAATTTAAGCTGCTCAAAGATGATATTATCCCTCGCCTAATACGGCGTAAGGCAGAGACTAAAATGCTCCGTATTTGTAGTGCTGGATGTTCTACCGGAGAAGAACCTTATTCCGTTGCCATTCTTCTTAAACAATTGGTGCCCGACTTAGCCCAATGGGATCTGCAAATTTTAGGCATTGATATTAATTCATCAGCCATTAACAAAGCTAAGGCAGGCATTTACCGTCCTTGGTCATTTCGAGGTGTTGATAAAGGTATCAAACAGCGATTCTTCCGAGAAATTAACGGCAAGTATCACATTGATCCCAACATCAGAAAGATGGTCAGATTTCAGACCGTAAACTTACTCAATGACTCTTTTTCAGACCCCAATATCAACATTCAAAATATAGATCTTATCCTCTGCAGAAATGTCTTCATCTACTTTAATGAAGCAGCAATTAAGGTGGTTTTAAACAAATTTCATGATGCCCTTCTTCCTTTGGGTTATCTCCTTGTCGGACATGCCGAACTCTATAGTCAAAATCCTCGGCAATTTCAAATCAAGGTCTTTGAAGAATCCATTGCGTATCAACGTCCAGATGATGGGGTAACCCCTTCAAAAGCGACCGCTGAGCAGGTGAGAGCTATTCCACTATCACCCCAGAGAACTGCAACAGATATTGACTCTAAAAGCATCGATAACATATTTGAAGGGCAAGATTCTAAAATGCAGAAAGTGGCTCTTACTCTCTTGAAGCAGCTGCCTGCAAACACTAAAATATCTCGCCTAGGCAATCTGACTGCTTCTGAATTGATTCTTCGAATTGAACAGAATATGAAACCAGCTGATTAA
- a CDS encoding chemotaxis protein CheW, which yields MKTSYFLFDLHQRLSAIEATYVEEVLALPELILIPDAPLNIVGILDLRGEVLPVLDLRLKKDGQSQPYQLSDSVVVLNQAELRIGIIVKDVQDIREISSEDITPELVEHQDSLNFDARNLASGMVTGEETIFILSEPKAWFNAGEIQQFISVTSFLVTEMQAKSQSNADQASDNDSSVSRAPFCPLATPEMLRVFRQRAENLRLSIEDYQIDEEIKTLVIIALNDRLFGIDSQTVREFITIRQATPIPCCPPHVIGNINLRGEILTVVDICKPLNLSLDNLSRTPKAVVLEFDNTAIGVVVDEIRDAMFLINPQDIQTVPNTDLDMKGDYVQGVASYKEQQLQILNVSTLLQGNELVVDASL from the coding sequence ATGAAGACCTCTTATTTTCTTTTCGATCTCCATCAACGACTGAGTGCGATTGAAGCGACTTATGTTGAAGAAGTTCTAGCGCTTCCCGAGCTGATTCTTATTCCAGATGCCCCGCTAAACATCGTGGGCATTCTCGATCTAAGGGGGGAAGTTTTGCCTGTGCTTGATCTGCGATTGAAAAAAGATGGTCAATCGCAACCCTATCAGTTAAGCGACAGTGTTGTGGTTTTAAATCAGGCCGAGTTGCGTATTGGGATTATCGTTAAGGATGTTCAAGATATTCGAGAGATATCGTCCGAAGACATTACCCCTGAACTTGTAGAGCACCAGGATTCGCTCAATTTTGATGCCAGAAACCTGGCATCAGGCATGGTCACAGGTGAAGAGACTATCTTCATCTTGAGTGAACCTAAAGCTTGGTTCAATGCAGGAGAGATTCAGCAATTTATCTCAGTGACGAGCTTTTTGGTTACTGAGATGCAAGCCAAAAGCCAGTCAAACGCTGATCAGGCGTCTGACAACGATTCTTCTGTCTCTAGGGCTCCTTTTTGTCCCTTGGCAACACCAGAAATGCTGAGGGTCTTTCGTCAGCGAGCAGAAAACCTGAGACTATCGATCGAGGATTATCAGATTGATGAAGAGATCAAAACGCTTGTCATTATTGCTCTAAACGATCGCCTTTTTGGTATTGACTCGCAAACTGTTCGAGAATTTATTACCATCCGTCAGGCGACACCGATTCCCTGCTGTCCTCCACATGTTATTGGAAACATCAATCTGCGGGGTGAAATCCTGACCGTCGTCGATATTTGCAAACCCTTAAATTTATCCCTAGACAATCTTTCTAGAACGCCGAAGGCAGTTGTCCTAGAATTTGACAACACCGCGATCGGTGTCGTTGTCGATGAAATTCGCGACGCAATGTTTTTGATTAACCCACAGGATATTCAAACCGTTCCAAATACAGATCTGGACATGAAGGGTGATTATGTTCAGGGAGTGGCTTCTTACAAGGAGCAGCAGCTACAGATTCTGAACGTATCCACGCTTTTGCAGGGCAATGAGTTAGTCGTTGATGCAAGCCTTTAG
- a CDS encoding protochlorophyllide reductase, with the protein MADQNQPTVIITGASSGVGLYASKALANKGWHTVMACRNLEKAEKAAQEVGMQPGQYTVMHLDLASLDSVRKFVNTFRESGKPLSALVCNAAVYLPLSKEPQWSADGYELSVATNHLGHFLLCELMLGDLKHSPAQDKRLIILGTVTANSKELGGKIPIPTPPDLGNLEGFEKGFKAPVTMINAKQFKSGKAYKDSKLCNMLTTRELHRRYHDSTGITFNSLYPGCVADTPLFRNHFSLFRTIFPWFQKNITGGYVSQELAGERVAAVVADPEFKQSGVHWSWGNRQKEGRDAFVQELSAEGSDNAKAKRLWELSEKLVGAV; encoded by the coding sequence ATGGCAGATCAAAATCAGCCAACAGTCATCATTACAGGTGCCTCCTCTGGAGTTGGGCTATACGCTTCAAAAGCGCTGGCGAACAAAGGATGGCACACAGTAATGGCGTGTCGGAACCTGGAAAAAGCCGAAAAGGCTGCCCAGGAAGTCGGAATGCAGCCAGGTCAATACACGGTGATGCATCTCGATTTAGCCAGCTTGGATAGCGTTCGTAAGTTTGTGAATACTTTTCGAGAGAGCGGCAAACCCCTCTCCGCCCTAGTATGCAACGCGGCAGTTTATCTACCGCTATCGAAAGAGCCCCAATGGAGCGCAGACGGATACGAATTGAGTGTGGCCACCAACCATTTAGGGCATTTCTTGCTCTGTGAACTCATGCTGGGAGATTTGAAACACTCACCAGCACAAGACAAACGGCTCATTATTTTGGGTACTGTGACTGCCAACAGTAAAGAGTTAGGCGGCAAAATCCCAATTCCAACCCCTCCTGACTTGGGGAACCTGGAAGGGTTTGAAAAAGGCTTTAAAGCTCCCGTCACCATGATTAATGCTAAGCAGTTCAAGTCTGGGAAAGCCTATAAAGACAGCAAGCTGTGTAATATGCTGACCACCCGTGAGCTGCATCGCCGTTATCACGACAGCACAGGCATTACCTTTAACTCGCTCTATCCAGGGTGTGTTGCCGACACTCCCTTGTTCCGCAACCACTTTTCCCTCTTCCGCACCATCTTCCCCTGGTTCCAAAAAAACATTACGGGGGGCTATGTCTCTCAAGAACTGGCGGGTGAACGGGTAGCGGCAGTGGTAGCCGATCCAGAATTTAAGCAGTCTGGGGTGCACTGGAGCTGGGGTAATCGTCAGAAAGAAGGCCGTGACGCTTTTGTACAAGAACTCTCTGCAGAAGGCAGTGATAATGCAAAGGCAAAACGACTCTGGGAACTCAGTGAAAAACTGGTAGGCGCTGTCTAG